The following are encoded together in the Budorcas taxicolor isolate Tak-1 chromosome 4, Takin1.1, whole genome shotgun sequence genome:
- the NXPH1 gene encoding neurexophilin-1, translating to MLCGPFQSQCFYIVFLVVNTIFLFHFQVTCANLTNGGKSELLKSGGSKSTLKHIWTESSKDLSISRLLSQTFRGKENDTDLDLRYDTPEPYSEQDLWDWLRNSTDLQEPRPRAKRRPIVKTGKFKKMFGWGDFHSNIKTVKLNLLITGKIVDHGNGTFSVYFRHNSTGQGNVSVSLVPPTKIVEFDLAQQTVIDAKDSKSFNCRIEYEKVDKATKNTLCNYDPSKTCYQEQTQSHVSWLCSKPFKVICIYISFYSTDYKLVQKVCPDYNYHSDTPYFPSG from the exons ATGTTATGTGGCCCTTTTCAAAGTCAATGTTTTTATATAGTCTTTCT GGTTGTAAACACcatttttctgttccattttcaGGTCACATGTGCCAATTTAACAAACGGTGGGAAGTCAGAACTTCTAAAATCAGGAGGCAGCAAATCCACACTAAAGCACATATGGACAGAAAGCAGCAAAGACTTGTCTATCAGCCGACTCCTGTCACAGACTTTTCGTGGCAAAGAGAATGATACAGATTTAGACCTGCGATATGACACCCCAGAACCTTATTCTGAGCAAGACCTCTGGGACTGGTTGAGGAACTCCACAGACCTTCAAGAGCCCCGGCCCAGGGCCAAGCGAAGGCCCATTGTTAAGACGGGCAAGTTTAAGAAAATGTTTGGATGGGGTGATTTTCATTCCAACATCAAAACAGTGAAGCTAAACCTATTGATAACTGGGAAAATTGTCGATCATGGCAATGGGACGTTTAGTGTTTATTTCAGGCACAATTCCACTGGTCAAGGGAATGTATCTGTCAGCTTGGTACCCCCTACGAAAATAGTGGAATTCGACTTGGCACAACAAACCGTGATTGATGCCAAAGATTCCAAGTCCTTTAACTGCCGCATTGAGTACGAAAAGGTTGACAAGGCTACCAAGAACACACTCTGCAACTATGACCCTTCAAAAACCTGTTACCAGGAGCAGACGCAAAGTCACGTGTCCTGGCTCTGCTCCAAGCCCTTTAAGGTGATCTGtatttacatttccttttatAGTACAGATTATAAACTAGTACAGAAAGTGTGCCCCGACTACAACTACCACAGTGACACACCTTACTTCCCCTCCGGATGA